A single window of Anaerocolumna chitinilytica DNA harbors:
- a CDS encoding accessory gene regulator ArgB-like protein, which produces MFSKAADNMVNKLVKMKIIEAEDCELYRFGIETALLKGIHLISYLILGLLLGKTIELIIFLIAFIPLREYAGGYHAATKKGCYIISCLCILSMLLILRVFPAAYYSNSMYLAVFSGVLLLFLVPVESKNKPLDDSERAYFKSKAGFIIVLLLTLSLFLFMLNQFSLSFLLALVLFYEMIAAVTGKIILQKGKN; this is translated from the coding sequence GTGTTTAGCAAAGCAGCAGATAACATGGTGAATAAGTTGGTTAAAATGAAAATTATAGAGGCGGAAGACTGTGAACTTTACCGCTTTGGTATTGAAACGGCACTTTTAAAGGGAATTCACCTGATATCCTATCTTATTCTTGGCCTTCTCCTAGGTAAAACAATAGAGCTTATTATATTCCTTATTGCTTTCATACCTCTTAGGGAATATGCCGGAGGATACCATGCTGCAACAAAAAAGGGATGTTACATTATTTCCTGTTTATGCATACTTTCGATGTTGCTTATCCTAAGAGTATTTCCTGCAGCTTATTATTCTAATAGTATGTATCTGGCAGTATTTTCTGGGGTTTTGCTTCTGTTTTTAGTACCCGTGGAATCAAAGAATAAACCCTTGGATGATTCAGAAAGAGCATATTTTAAAAGTAAGGCAGGCTTTATCATAGTACTATTACTGACATTATCCTTATTTCTCTTTATGCTCAATCAGTTCTCTCTTAGCTTTTTGCTGGCATTAGTGTTATTTTACGAGATGATTGCAGCTGTAACTGGTAAGATAATTCTGCAAAAAGGAAAAAATTGA
- a CDS encoding sensor histidine kinase yields the protein MSEAIYVIGLLLSGFVTVHITMDFLKTCFERKYTKWVYVLYEAVFVLILAGVNAIGNAWLNLITVFAFAGFLAVRMYKGKIIHKLSFIIILIIGMSACESVGLILLHSFYHWADVSIASDKLGNFYDMTISQVFVILVSHLFLIRLARKKDISHLNLQQYLFTFIYSVFSIMNIYCLSVGLKITNKVEFICALVTNVGIVIINIYFLNILEYESENNRLIYENRLFEQQSKMQYQYYDALELQYRESLSIIHDVKRHIRSIEELYKNQDTDVAKEYAITINNRLDSFRLNEYTSNRMLNVILNDKMKLAESHKIDFQCKIDEIDLSFIDNMDLTTIFANLLDNAIEASANAPGSKSINLKVGSFNNLIGVTIKNTMAETTEPCVGVSGIEHNIRAKHRGIGIPNVEAVIAKYNGDIDMEKDEGVFTVSIVLSKTGKRHGAM from the coding sequence ATGAGTGAAGCAATTTATGTGATAGGATTGCTACTGTCGGGGTTTGTTACAGTACATATTACAATGGATTTTTTAAAGACTTGTTTTGAGAGGAAATATACAAAGTGGGTATATGTACTTTATGAAGCTGTCTTTGTTTTGATTTTGGCAGGTGTAAACGCCATAGGAAATGCATGGTTAAATCTTATTACTGTATTTGCTTTTGCAGGATTTCTGGCAGTCAGGATGTACAAGGGGAAGATAATACATAAGCTTTCTTTTATAATCATACTGATTATTGGTATGAGTGCCTGCGAATCGGTCGGCTTAATTCTATTGCACAGTTTTTATCACTGGGCTGATGTTTCCATTGCCTCAGATAAATTGGGTAATTTCTATGATATGACAATAAGCCAGGTGTTTGTTATCCTGGTCAGCCATCTGTTCCTTATCCGGTTGGCCAGAAAAAAAGATATCAGTCATCTGAATTTACAACAATATCTATTTACCTTTATTTATTCCGTATTCAGTATTATGAATATTTATTGCCTTTCTGTTGGTCTGAAAATTACAAACAAAGTGGAATTCATCTGTGCTTTGGTTACCAATGTGGGAATTGTTATCATAAATATTTATTTTCTTAATATTTTGGAATATGAATCAGAAAATAACCGCCTAATATATGAAAACCGGTTATTTGAACAGCAGTCGAAAATGCAGTACCAGTACTATGATGCATTGGAGCTGCAATACCGGGAATCTTTAAGCATTATCCATGATGTAAAACGGCATATCCGCTCCATAGAAGAGCTATATAAGAATCAGGATACGGATGTGGCAAAGGAATATGCTATAACCATTAACAATAGACTGGATTCTTTTCGATTAAATGAATATACCTCCAACCGTATGTTAAATGTTATATTAAATGATAAAATGAAGCTTGCAGAAAGTCATAAAATTGATTTTCAATGCAAGATAGATGAGATTGACCTAAGTTTTATAGATAACATGGATCTTACGACGATATTTGCCAATCTATTGGATAATGCTATAGAGGCCAGTGCCAACGCACCCGGCAGTAAAAGTATTAATCTTAAGGTGGGATCTTTTAATAATTTAATTGGGGTAACTATAAAAAATACAATGGCAGAGACAACGGAACCCTGTGTGGGAGTAAGTGGAATTGAGCATAATATCAGGGCAAAACATAGAGGTATTGGTATCCCGAATGTTGAAGCTGTTATCGCAAAATATAATGGTGACATTGATATGGAAAAAGACGAAGGGGTTTTTACTGTAAGTATAGTTTTATCGAAAACAGGGAAAAGACACGGAGCAATGTAG
- a CDS encoding LytR/AlgR family response regulator transcription factor — translation MIRIALCDDERDELNLLETVIKQYEEERNLSFRITSYKRGEELIGNWENFDIVFLDIRMSGMDGMEAAKSIRKKDMQVEIIFITSHIGLTREALAVHAFEYLEKPVSKEVLYQQMDEVLDKISRNKQIEAKRKEIVEINAGKSVIRIAVDDIYYFERNDRKIKAVTKKGSFIVNETISSLEQKLKTFDFVMPHQSFVVNINQMQDYYKDEIIMMNSDTIPVAQKRSSEFKKVMRDFLQKQMNKSL, via the coding sequence ATGATTAGGATTGCATTGTGCGATGATGAGAGGGACGAACTTAATTTATTGGAAACAGTCATAAAGCAATATGAAGAAGAGAGAAATCTTTCATTCCGGATAACATCCTATAAAAGAGGGGAAGAACTTATAGGCAATTGGGAGAATTTTGACATTGTTTTTTTGGATATCAGAATGAGTGGAATGGATGGAATGGAGGCAGCAAAAAGCATTCGCAAGAAGGATATGCAGGTAGAAATTATCTTTATTACCAGCCATATAGGATTAACGAGAGAAGCTTTAGCTGTACATGCCTTTGAATATCTTGAAAAGCCTGTCAGTAAAGAAGTTCTTTATCAGCAAATGGATGAGGTTTTAGATAAGATTTCCCGTAACAAGCAGATTGAAGCAAAGCGGAAGGAGATTGTGGAAATTAATGCTGGTAAAAGCGTTATACGAATTGCTGTTGACGATATTTATTATTTTGAAAGAAATGACCGTAAGATTAAAGCAGTTACAAAAAAGGGCAGTTTTATTGTAAATGAGACCATATCTTCCTTAGAACAGAAATTGAAGACTTTTGATTTCGTGATGCCCCACCAAAGCTTTGTAGTAAATATCAACCAGATGCAGGATTATTATAAGGACGAAATTATAATGATGAACAGTGATACCATTCCGGTTGCCCAGAAAAGATCCTCGGAATTTAAAAAGGTAATGCGTGATTTTTTACAGAAGCAAATGAATAAGAGCTTATAG